CTTTATGGCTTTGGCCACCTTTCCCTTCTTCTATAATAAAGGGAAGGCTGCCTCTGCGCCGGAGCCCAGTCTTGACACGCCTGTCATTCAGCAGATGTCTGAGAAACAATGTGTAAAGTCCGCCGAGTTCATGAGAGCTAACCATATGAAATTGCTTAACGAGTGGAGAGACTCGGCCGTTCGTGATGGCCAGAGGGAATACGGCCTTATTGATGGAATTAAGTATGACAAAAGTCTTCAGAAAACTTGTATGCACTGTCATTCGAATAAAAAGTCCTTTTGTGACAGGTGTCACACCTATGCTAATGTAAGCGTTTATTGCTGGGATTGCCATATTGAGCCGAAGGGAGAATAGCGATGAAGATAAATAGAAGAGAATTCTTGAAGATGGCCGGGGCTTCTACTTTATTGGGGATAGGCGGTGGTTCAATCTTTGAACTGCTCGCCCCGGGGGAGTTGGAAGCCTCAAGGAAGGAAAAGCCGGCCGGCCAAAGGGCGGCAATGGTTATTGATATGAGCAAGTTTGGGGCAGATGAGTATAAAAGGTGCATTGAAGCCTGCCACGCTATCCATAATGTTCCTGAAATCCCTAATCCTAAACATGAGGTTAAATGGCTCTGGACGGAAAATTTTGGGCAGGTCTTTCCAGGTCATGCGGATGAATATATGGCTGAGGGTTTGGTCGGTAGACCTTTCCTGGTGTTGTGTAATCACTGCGATAATCCCCCCTGTGTCAGGGTCTGTCCTACTAAGGCCACATTCAAGAGAGAAGACGGGATTGTAGCGATGGACTATCACCGCTGTATCGGATGCCGGTTTTGTATGGCCGCTTGTCCTTTTGGAGCCAGAAGCTTCAACTGGAATGACCCCCGTCCCTTTATTAAAGAACCAAACCACAAGTTTCCCACCAGGACAAAAGGGGTGGTCGAAAAGTGCAATTTCTGTCTCGAAAGGCTGGCTGACGGCGATCCTCCCGCCTGTGTGGAGAAATCGAATAGCGCCTTGGTCTTTGGTGATCTGGGAGATAGCGGCTCAGAAGTCAGGGAAATACTTCGGAAAAACTATGCCATAAGGCGCAAGCCTGAGCTCGGGACGTATCCCAGTGTGTATTACATAGTAGGGCAGGGTTGAATACCCACTTAGGCGGTGGAAATAAATAACTGATCGATTTCGGCTTGGTGGCCTACTTACGTTGAACGGCAGGTAGAGTGAGCCATTCCGAAAGGGGCCAGACGTGATCGGTAAGGCCAACCGCCATCACTGGGGGCCGAGCCTAATACCTTCCATCTGCAACTTTTATCGGCAAACCTGGGTATATTCTTCTTATAGTAGACGACTTAAATAAGTTGACATGCGACTGTTTGTCATTGCGAGGAGCAAAGCGACGAAGCAATCTATTAAAGAAATGAGATTGCTTCGCTTCGCTCACAATGACAACTTTTAGTAACCGTTCAGCCACAGATGCACACAGATGAAACACGGAAAATCCGTGAGCCGTGTCCGTGATTCGGGTCTGTCCTTAGGCTGTAGGGACAACCCTTGTGGTTGTCCGTCTACGGAACGGACATGGACAAGCACGGACAGGGACAAGCCCTGTCCCTACACTTCCGCCTTCTGTCCTGTGTTATTTATCTGTGCTAATCCGTGCAGCTATACCTGAACGGTTACAACTTTTATTAGTCGTTCACTATAAAGGCCACCAAGGAAACTTTTGGACTTTGGACAAAATGACCACTACAAATCCAAAAATCAACATGAGGCAAGGACGCCGAAGTCGCTTCCCATCGAGCTTCTCTGCAACAGGAAGTGACTTCAGAGGGAGACACCGGGAATTATTCGGGGGTTTGAGCAAAATGGGGCTTTGCTCAAACCCCTGAATAATTCAGCTACTCTCCTCCTGACGGAAGCCAGAAACAGCAAGGATTCGCTTGTGATGCGCTTTCGATGGCATCCTTGATTCGCCTCCCGGCCGTCAAATGGCCCTGAATTTGTCCAAAGTCCAAAGATAATAATAGGGAAATAGGGAGGTTTAATAATGCTCGAAAAAGCGCTAACAGGTAATCAAAGATACTGGAGCTGGATGTTTATTTTACTGGCGATAATAGGGGTAGGTTTTATCTGCTATCTAAAACAGTTCCAGGAGGGACTGGGCATAACAGGCATGAGCCGGGATGTTTCCTGGGGGCTTTATATCTCTCAGTTTACTTTCCTGGTGGGGGTGGCTGCCTCGGCGGTTATGGTGGTTCTACCCTATTATCTGCATAATTATAAAGTATTCGGGAAGGTCACCATTTTAGGCGAATTTCTGGCCATCGCCTCGGTGCTTATGTGTGGATTGTTCATTTTTGTGGATATGGGGCAACCCACCCGTATT
This is a stretch of genomic DNA from bacterium. It encodes these proteins:
- the dsrJ gene encoding sulfate reduction electron transfer complex DsrMKJOP subunit DsrJ → MYDKGKIIAGLIIFMALATFPFFYNKGKAASAPEPSLDTPVIQQMSEKQCVKSAEFMRANHMKLLNEWRDSAVRDGQREYGLIDGIKYDKSLQKTCMHCHSNKKSFCDRCHTYANVSVYCWDCHIEPKGE
- the dsrO gene encoding sulfate reduction electron transfer complex DsrMKJOP subunit DsrO, yielding MKINRREFLKMAGASTLLGIGGGSIFELLAPGELEASRKEKPAGQRAAMVIDMSKFGADEYKRCIEACHAIHNVPEIPNPKHEVKWLWTENFGQVFPGHADEYMAEGLVGRPFLVLCNHCDNPPCVRVCPTKATFKREDGIVAMDYHRCIGCRFCMAACPFGARSFNWNDPRPFIKEPNHKFPTRTKGVVEKCNFCLERLADGDPPACVEKSNSALVFGDLGDSGSEVREILRKNYAIRRKPELGTYPSVYYIVGQG